Proteins encoded in a region of the Myxococcus guangdongensis genome:
- a CDS encoding M56 family metallopeptidase: protein MHVLDALERALIDFVWQGGAVALVVAGLLAMMSRRSAKGRYVVACLGLATMAVLPLVTFLRTLMEAPVAALSTGLSPQVLAPAAAVAREVVVADLAPTAEVTVTWLELLRPWLLPAWCVGVLLLSARTLVSWYAAQRLSRLHTREPDSVWREAMERALTKLRMSRPVRLMASTRIDVPQVIGLWRPLILVPAGAITGLSPQQLEAVLSHELAHIQRHDYLVNLLQALVETFLFYHPAVWWLSHRIREEREHCADDQAVQSCGDAVLYARALAHIEQLRAPPSALLALGADGGSLLGRIRRLLAVPDARAPRRSWRLVSGLGGAALAVALGSSQVPLTAMAVAPQALDVAPLATHERAFTEVTPPVHRPLVAPAPRILPLDLTTKPSSRSTRVLHKVSSTPRPARERSPRPLLIPDTQGIARTQLPRTPYPLDVEPTVPSEAVAAQGHTAPVDQAPVDEAQVEHDSISMQVMTAALPALTPAATPPAAPTPPRPQPEDDGVFSLGPGITPPRFVSGQRLAFQDITQNLRSRISAVPKGAIVTRCTITAEGSVTNCKSLQSLSGLEEGVIRTLTTWRYAPATLDGKPVPVHYEFDIWFTNEPGGGRDQQFASADKPGTRADGSNQSACILCASVSASSVVRPPVAGF, encoded by the coding sequence ATGCACGTGCTGGACGCGCTGGAACGGGCCCTCATCGACTTCGTCTGGCAGGGCGGCGCGGTGGCCCTCGTCGTGGCGGGGCTGCTGGCGATGATGTCGCGCCGCTCGGCGAAGGGGCGCTATGTCGTCGCGTGCCTGGGGCTCGCGACCATGGCGGTGTTGCCGCTGGTGACCTTCCTGAGGACCCTCATGGAGGCGCCGGTCGCCGCGTTGTCGACAGGCCTTTCCCCCCAGGTGCTCGCCCCGGCGGCGGCGGTGGCCCGGGAGGTCGTGGTGGCGGACCTCGCGCCCACGGCCGAGGTCACGGTGACCTGGCTGGAGCTGCTGCGGCCCTGGCTGCTGCCGGCATGGTGTGTCGGCGTGCTGCTGCTGTCGGCCCGGACGCTCGTCTCCTGGTACGCGGCGCAGCGGCTGTCGCGGCTGCACACCCGCGAGCCCGACAGCGTCTGGCGCGAGGCGATGGAGCGCGCGCTCACGAAGCTGCGGATGTCGCGTCCCGTGCGGCTGATGGCGTCCACGCGCATCGACGTACCCCAGGTCATCGGCCTGTGGCGTCCGCTCATCCTCGTGCCCGCGGGGGCCATCACCGGGCTGTCGCCCCAGCAATTGGAGGCGGTGCTCTCCCACGAGCTCGCGCACATCCAGCGGCACGACTACCTGGTCAACCTGCTCCAGGCGCTGGTGGAGACCTTCTTGTTCTACCACCCGGCCGTCTGGTGGCTGTCCCACCGCATCCGCGAGGAGCGCGAGCACTGCGCCGATGACCAGGCCGTGCAGTCGTGCGGCGACGCGGTCCTCTATGCCCGCGCGCTGGCGCACATCGAGCAACTGCGCGCGCCGCCGTCCGCCCTGCTCGCCCTGGGCGCGGATGGGGGCTCGCTGCTGGGCCGCATCCGGCGCCTCCTGGCGGTCCCCGACGCGCGGGCGCCGCGTCGCTCGTGGAGGCTGGTGAGTGGACTGGGTGGCGCGGCGCTGGCCGTCGCGCTGGGCTCCTCGCAGGTGCCGCTGACGGCGATGGCCGTGGCGCCCCAGGCCCTGGATGTGGCACCGCTGGCGACGCACGAGCGCGCCTTCACGGAAGTCACGCCGCCCGTGCATCGGCCCCTGGTGGCTCCGGCGCCCCGCATCCTCCCGCTCGACCTGACCACCAAGCCGTCCAGCCGTTCGACGCGCGTGCTCCACAAGGTCTCCTCCACGCCCCGGCCGGCGCGCGAGCGCAGCCCCCGGCCGCTGCTCATCCCGGACACGCAGGGGATTGCGCGCACGCAGCTTCCCAGGACGCCCTACCCGCTCGACGTGGAGCCCACCGTCCCCTCCGAGGCCGTGGCCGCGCAGGGCCACACGGCGCCGGTGGACCAGGCCCCGGTGGACGAAGCGCAGGTGGAGCACGACAGCATCTCGATGCAGGTGATGACCGCGGCGCTCCCCGCGCTCACTCCGGCCGCGACGCCGCCCGCCGCGCCGACGCCCCCCCGCCCCCAGCCCGAGGACGACGGCGTCTTCTCGCTGGGGCCCGGCATCACCCCGCCCCGCTTCGTGTCCGGGCAGCGGCTCGCCTTCCAGGACATCACCCAGAACCTGCGCTCGCGCATCTCCGCCGTGCCCAAGGGCGCCATCGTCACCCGGTGCACCATCACCGCCGAGGGCAGCGTCACCAACTGCAAGTCGCTGCAGAGCCTCTCCGGCCTGGAGGAGGGCGTCATCCGCACCCTGACGACGTGGCGCTACGCGCCCGCCACGCTCGACGGCAAGCCGGTGCCCGTGCACTACGAGTTCGACATCTGGTTCACCAACGAGCCCGGTGGCGGCAGGGACCAGCAGTTCGCCAGCGCGGACAAGCCCGGCACGCGCGCGGACGGCTCCAACCAGAGCGCCTGCATCCTCTGCGCGAGCGTCTCCGCCTCCAGCGTGGTGAGGCCGCCCGTCGCCGGCTTCTGA